In the Helianthus annuus cultivar XRQ/B chromosome 11, HanXRQr2.0-SUNRISE, whole genome shotgun sequence genome, one interval contains:
- the LOC110888329 gene encoding uncharacterized protein LOC110888329, with protein MKEAAYVDELKTLEEFKTTGNDWFVKETRRRGKKATPKVQEGEGSSSQPKKKQKKVAKTLLIDEPEVEEPVQAANVEAEKEKVIDDVEGDDVNKSTTSSSSSDDEIDETERLKRIQEATEKEKQLRKRNRQEKDDAAYIPSPAHVSESQSPSSGKKKAGARKRIVSPKIKKVTTKITKLKIVLRKKPAKEPSLHIPPDNLEDIGDFGIANDEQVKKLEKKLDDVLNDNKRVAAESKIVADRVKILEMRVKRLESDNKALLKKTDTDQTEIDFLKVQVAELEEEKARRDEQNRYFKMNTKELEAAKALKEHEFYMLNKVVENMLGMSIEQRFEEIQVEELRAKRQAEIDEQMKDKGKGTEGSVAVVERSIVPSLVIENPVPISSISGVFEEDVSLEDLAARSHGSDNDDDDAQGGMGIKVTEASNERTVDDFLNDTVNEETGGAEGKGEHSDDQNVEKVEKLILRLETDMEEGEHRYTYPLEEIKEMTRMVDPDFKFDFEEELNAFDINHQPEYEYKYVEDADMYDRVEVEDCTDDESVSEDTSQYPTLMEFFTEEKRDELRRKVAEILKDKNFDGTPKDM; from the exons ATGAAGGAAGCAGCTTACGTTGATGAGCTAAAGACTCTTGAGGAATTCAAAACCACAGGTAATGACTGGTTTGTCAAAGAAACGAGGAGAAGAGGCAAAAAGGCCACCCCTAAAGTACAGGAGGGTGAGGGGTCATCATCGCaaccaaagaagaaacaaaagaaagtagCAAAAACGTTATTAATTGATGAGCCTGAGGTTGAAGAGCCGGTG CAAGCAGCTAATGTAGAAGCTGAGAAAGAGAAGGTTATTGATGATGTAGAAGGTGATGATGTTAATAAAAGTACGACAAGCTCTTCGAGTTCTGATGATGAGATAGATGAGACTGAACGTCTAAAAAGAATTCAAGAAGCTACAGAGAAGGAAAAGCAGTTAAGGAAGAGGAATAGACAGGAGAAAGATGATGCTGCATACATTCCATCTCCTGCACACGTTTCTGAATCTCAATCACCTTCGAGTGGTAAGAAGAAAGCAGGTGCAAGGAAAAGGATTGTATCTCCGAAAATCAAGAAAGTTACTACGAAGATTACAAAGCTAAAGATTGTTCTGAGGAAGAAACCAGCCAAAGAACCCA GTCTTCACATTCCTCCGGATAATCTTGAAGATATTGGAGATTTTGGCATTGCAAACGATGAACAAGTTAAGAAGCTAGAAAAGAAGCTGGATGATGTGTTGAATGATAACAAAAGAGTCGCAGCTGAAAGCAAGATAGTTGCTGATCGCGTAAAGATTCTAGAAATGCGTGTAAAGCGATTAGAGTCTGACAACAAAGCCTTGTTGAAGAAGACTGATACAGATCAGACTGAGATTGATTTCCTGAAAGTGCAAGTGGCTGAGTTGGAAGAAGAAAAGGCTCGCAGAGATGAACAGAATAGATATTTCAAGATGAATACCAAAGAGCTTGAGGCTGCAAAGGCTTTGAAAGAGCATGAGTTCTACATGTTGAACAAAGTGGTTGAGAATATGCTTGGAATGTCGATTGAGCAAAGGTTTGAAGAAATACAAGTTGAAGAACTTAGGGCAAAACGCCAAGCTGAGATTGACGAACAGATGAAAGATAAGGGAAAGGGTACCGAAGGCAGTGTGGCAGTTGTTGAAAGATCAATTGTTCCATCTTTAGTGATTGAAAACCCTGTTCCTATATCCTCTATTTCTGGTGTATTTGAGGAAGATGTATCTTTAGAGGATCTTGCTG CTAGAAGTCATGGTTCTGATAATGACGATGATGATGCTCAAGGTGGTATGGGAATTAAAGTAACTGAGGCTTCCAATGAAAGAACTGTTGATGATTTTCTGAACGATACTGTGAATGAAGAGACAGGGGGAGCTGAAGGAAAGGGGGAGCATAGTGATGATCAAAATGTTGAAAAAGTTGAAAAGCTAATTTTGAGATTAGAAACTGATATGGAGGAAGGTGAACACCGATATACGTATCCATTAGAGGAGATTAAAGAAATGACACGTATGGTGGATCCGGACTTCAAATTTGATTTCGAAGAAGAATTAAATGCTTTTGACATCAATCATCAACCTGAATACGAGTACAAGTATGTAGAGGATGCTGATATGTATGacagggttgaggttgaggattgcacAGATGATGAGAGTGTGAGTGAAGATACTTCTCAGTATCCTACGCTGATGGAGTTCTTTACTGAAGAGAAAAGAGATGAGTTGAGAAGGAAAGTGGCTGAGATCTTAAAAGACAAAAATTTCGATGGTACTCCTAAGGATATGTAG